DNA from Candidatus Hydrogenedentota bacterium:
GGCGGCGCAGCTGGCCGCCCACGGGATAGGGGGAGTTGTGGTCGTCGGGGGCGACGGATCCTACCGGGGCGCCGCCGCGCTCTACCAGGAGCACGGTATCCGGTGCGTCGGCCTGCCCGGCACCATTGACAACGACATCGGGGGCACCCAGTACACCATCGGCTTCGACACGGCCCTCAACATCGCCACCGAGGCGCTCGACCGCATCCATGACACGGCGGACTCCCATGACCGCATCTTCTTCGTGGAGGTCATGGGCCGCCATTCCGGGTTCATCGCCATCATGAGCGCCATCGCCGGGGGCGCCGAGGAGGTGCTCACGCCCGAGGAGCCCTCGGACATTCCGGGTCTGGTCGCCCGCATGCAGGACTGCCGCAAGCGCGGAAAGACCTCCATGATCGTCGTGGTGGCCGAGGGCGACGACGCGGGGGGGGCGGTGGACATCGCCAAACGTGTGGAGAAGGAATCGGACTTCAAGGATGTCCGGGTAACCATCATCGGGCACCTGCAGCGGGGCGGCAGCCCCACCGCGTTCGACCGCATCCTCGCCAGCCGGATGGGGGTCCGCGCCGTGGAGGCCCTGCTCGCCGGCGAATCGGGGGTGATGGTTGGGATCGAGAACCAGCAGATGGTGGTCCGTCCCCTCAGCGACTCCTGGGAAAAAAAGTCCCTGTTCGACCCCGAACTCCTGCGCGTGGTCCGCGTCCTCGGCGTCTGACATCCGGCCTTCCGTTGCCCGCCCGCAGGGGTGCCGCTTGCCGCGCTCGAGCAGTCGTGAAGACCCAGTCCGTCACGCGTAGGGGCGCCGCTTGCCGCGCCCGAGCAGTCGTGAAGACCCAGTCCGTCACGCGTAGGGGCGCCGCTTGCCGCGCCCTCTTCCTTTACACCGCGCGCGGTGGCGCCGTCTGCACCTATCTCATTCTGCGCCGCATGGAAAGCTCCGGCGGCATCATGAGCGAATGGGAACAGGTCGGCATCTCCCTCAGCCACCAAATCACCCTCACCAACCAGACACGGTTCCGCCAACTCGAATACCGCGTCGCCGCCGTCAACGGCGCCGGCGTCGGGGTCCCCAGCAACACCGTCGCCGTCGTCCTGTAACGGAGGGAAAGGCAAGCCCCCCGCCCGGAGTCCGATCCTCCGGGCGGGGGGGATGCGTTTGTTGGGTTCGTGGTGAAGGGGTATTAGGCGAAGACGCTGGGGGTTTCCGAGCACGAGATTGCCGCGCTTCGCTCGCAATGACGGATGGAGGCGTCATGGCGAGCGAAGCGAAGCCATCTCGTGCACGCAAACGCCCATCCTGCACGAGATTGCCGCGCTTCGCTCGCAATGACGGTTAATCGCGGGTCATGGCGAGCGAAGCGAAGCCATCTCGTGCATGCAAACGCCCATCCTGCACGAGATTGCCGCGTCGGCCCGGGGCGGCCGACTCGCAATGACGAGGGGAGCGCCGGTCTCGTGAAGAACTCTTCGTCAACGCGTCATTGCGAGCGAAGCGCGGCAATCTCGTTCCCGCCACACCTACGCTTCTGTCACGCCCGGCAACGCCCTGCCTACACGAGATTGCTTCACTTCGTTCGCAATGACGTTTAGTCGCGCGTCATTGCGAGCGAAGCGCGGCAATCTCGTTCCCGCCACGGCTACGCTTCTCTCACGTCCGCTGACGCCCTACCCTCCCTCTCAAGTCAGGGAGTGTCGGCGCCGTCGCGCATGCTGTCGTGTGACCGCATAACTTCATTTTCATGAGCAAGTATCTGAGCGTCAAGCTCCTTGAAACGCGCCGCATTTTTCTTCCTGTGCTTCATCCACGCCTTGTAGTTGGTCACGATGTCAATCTCATCATCGTCCGGATTGGGAAATCCTTGAAGGATGACTGCGGTATTCGTACCCGACAGCGCACCGACAAAAAGGTGCGGATTTCCATCAATCGCAAAGGCCCACGTGTCCACCTCGATCCGGTGATGATCCTTCGTGTAGCTGTCGTCCCACCAAGGCAACGCCCACCGAATGCGCAGTCTCCACTTCAATATGTTTCCGTCCTCATCCAGGGCGGGAACAGCACGCATAAGGCTGAGATCGCCCACCTGCATGTTCATGCCAATTCGGATGCTGCTGAGAAAAAGCCGTGTTATCTCTGTCGGCACCGGGGAGGACGCCTCCCCTAGCAAGATCAGTGCGCCACAACGCACAATTTTTTGGAGCGAGG
Protein-coding regions in this window:
- the pfkA gene encoding 6-phosphofructokinase, translating into MKRIGVLTSGGDSPGMNAAVRAVVRAGVANGLEIFGVERGYQGMIKGAIRPLDARSVSGIVNRGGTILKTARSRDFLEPEGRARAAAQLAAHGIGGVVVVGGDGSYRGAAALYQEHGIRCVGLPGTIDNDIGGTQYTIGFDTALNIATEALDRIHDTADSHDRIFFVEVMGRHSGFIAIMSAIAGGAEEVLTPEEPSDIPGLVARMQDCRKRGKTSMIVVVAEGDDAGGAVDIAKRVEKESDFKDVRVTIIGHLQRGGSPTAFDRILASRMGVRAVEALLAGESGVMVGIENQQMVVRPLSDSWEKKSLFDPELLRVVRVLGV